Proteins found in one Corynebacterium freneyi genomic segment:
- a CDS encoding 5-formyltetrahydrofolate cyclo-ligase, producing the protein MGNVSDGASKSALRRSLLERRSVSDPVRRGRDDARLAARVTEWIASHTAGSTAPGPSASGSGTPVSASGGVITIAAHVPVDVEPGATSLAPDRLLDSLATIAGMPPVRLLLPVCPPGPPAALHWAEYSDGSTRGSLAPGKYGLPEPVGPRLGPEAIADAAVVIVPGVAADRTGMRMGRGAGYYDRSLAHATGAVAVILHPNEVVDAVPHDVHDLPVDAVITADELILPRP; encoded by the coding sequence ATGGGAAACGTGTCGGACGGGGCCTCGAAATCGGCTTTACGACGGTCGCTGCTTGAGCGGCGCAGCGTCTCGGACCCGGTGCGGCGGGGACGCGACGATGCGCGACTCGCCGCCCGGGTGACGGAGTGGATCGCCTCGCACACGGCGGGATCCACCGCACCCGGACCCTCTGCGTCCGGGTCCGGAACGCCGGTATCCGCGTCCGGCGGGGTCATCACCATCGCCGCGCACGTGCCGGTCGACGTCGAACCCGGCGCCACGTCGCTCGCCCCCGACCGGCTCCTCGACTCGCTGGCGACGATCGCCGGGATGCCGCCGGTGCGCCTTCTCCTGCCCGTGTGCCCGCCCGGGCCGCCCGCGGCCCTGCACTGGGCGGAGTACTCGGACGGCTCGACCCGGGGCAGCCTCGCGCCGGGCAAGTACGGGCTGCCCGAGCCCGTCGGCCCGAGGTTGGGGCCCGAGGCCATCGCCGATGCCGCGGTCGTCATCGTCCCCGGCGTGGCCGCCGACCGGACGGGCATGCGGATGGGCCGGGGCGCCGGCTACTACGACCGCAGCCTCGCCCACGCGACCGGCGCAGTCGCCGTGATCCTCCACCCGAACGAGGTCGTCGACGCCGTGCCCCACGACGTCCATGACCTTCCCGTCGACGCCGTCATCACCGCCGACGAACTGATCCTCCCCCGCCCCTGA
- a CDS encoding SAF domain-containing protein, which produces MRGTDHGRGGGDTTTGRTRRGGRLTPRRRRQAIAAGLVALAIAVAARDLATPDAGTTEVVVAARDVAAGTAITEADVTVAAVPEEHVPDRALATVDDVIGATPAGPLTRGEILTEPRFAGMALAEALTGIADAHIVAVAPRDAGLAPMLRTGDIVDVLAPGPEAGSARPVANGARVVLSDDDGVVLLALPPGAAATVASAGLDLPLTLVLSR; this is translated from the coding sequence ATGCGGGGGACGGATCACGGACGGGGCGGCGGCGACACGACCACCGGCCGCACCCGGCGGGGAGGGCGGTTGACTCCCCGCAGGCGTCGTCAAGCAATCGCCGCGGGCCTGGTGGCGCTGGCCATCGCCGTCGCGGCGCGGGACCTGGCCACCCCGGACGCCGGCACGACCGAAGTCGTCGTGGCCGCCCGGGACGTCGCCGCCGGGACGGCCATTACCGAAGCCGACGTGACCGTCGCGGCGGTACCCGAGGAACACGTCCCCGACCGGGCGCTGGCCACCGTCGACGACGTCATCGGGGCGACGCCGGCCGGACCGTTGACGCGCGGCGAAATCCTCACCGAACCCCGATTCGCCGGAATGGCCCTGGCCGAAGCACTCACCGGCATCGCCGACGCGCACATCGTCGCCGTCGCTCCCCGCGACGCCGGACTCGCGCCGATGCTGCGCACCGGAGACATCGTGGACGTGCTCGCCCCCGGGCCCGAAGCGGGATCGGCGCGGCCCGTCGCCAACGGGGCCCGGGTCGTGCTTTCCGACGACGACGGCGTCGTCCTCCTCGCCCTCCCGCCCGGCGCCGCGGCGACCGTCGCATCCGCCGGCCTCGACCTGCCGCTGACGCTGGTGCTGTCCCGATGA
- the mscL gene encoding large-conductance mechanosensitive channel protein MscL: MLSGFKEFIMRGNVIDLAVGVVIGAAFTAIVTAFTDSLLEPLLNAIGGAEVTGLGFEIIKDNPSTYLDFAAVITAVINFLLVAAVVYFVIVAPMNKFNEMREAKLQTSAEEEVTEADLLTEIRDLLAKQSGTPDTALNKNLDGDA; encoded by the coding sequence ATGCTTTCGGGCTTCAAGGAATTCATCATGCGCGGCAACGTCATCGACCTCGCGGTCGGTGTCGTCATCGGTGCCGCCTTCACCGCCATCGTCACGGCTTTCACCGACAGCCTGCTCGAGCCGCTGCTCAACGCCATCGGCGGCGCCGAGGTCACCGGCCTCGGCTTCGAGATCATCAAGGACAACCCGTCGACCTACCTCGACTTCGCCGCCGTCATCACCGCAGTGATCAACTTCCTGCTCGTCGCCGCCGTCGTCTACTTCGTCATCGTCGCCCCGATGAACAAGTTCAACGAGATGCGCGAGGCCAAGCTGCAGACCTCGGCCGAGGAAGAGGTCACCGAGGCCGACCTGCTCACCGAGATCCGCGACCTGCTGGCCAAGCAGTCCGGCACCCCGGACACCGCCCTGAACAAGAACCTCGACGGCGACGCCTAA
- a CDS encoding MogA/MoaB family molybdenum cofactor biosynthesis protein — translation MGELDDAERYGGEALEADLEPDEGNLAAIEREIATETQTRRALVVLVGDRAADDERTGELMVELLEEDGYRVDAVVTAPSEKRQVRKALETAVVGGADLVVTVGGVGVGPRDLVPEATRKVLDRRLGGIEQALRASGLAAGSTEAGLSRGLAGVSGSTVVVNLADSRAAVRDGMATLGPLVSHVIEDLGRWRV, via the coding sequence ATGGGTGAATTGGACGACGCCGAGCGTTACGGCGGCGAGGCCCTGGAGGCCGACTTGGAGCCGGACGAGGGCAATCTCGCGGCCATCGAGCGGGAGATCGCCACGGAGACGCAGACCCGCCGCGCGTTGGTGGTGTTGGTGGGCGACCGTGCCGCGGATGATGAGCGCACCGGCGAGTTGATGGTCGAGCTGCTGGAGGAGGACGGCTACCGCGTCGATGCGGTGGTAACGGCCCCGTCGGAGAAGCGCCAGGTGCGCAAGGCCCTGGAGACCGCCGTCGTCGGCGGCGCCGATCTGGTGGTCACGGTCGGCGGCGTGGGCGTCGGTCCGCGTGACCTGGTGCCGGAGGCGACCCGCAAGGTCCTGGACCGCCGTCTCGGAGGCATCGAGCAGGCGCTGCGGGCGTCGGGTTTGGCGGCCGGTTCGACGGAGGCGGGCCTGTCCCGTGGTCTGGCCGGCGTTTCGGGGTCGACCGTGGTGGTGAATCTTGCGGACAGCCGCGCCGCCGTCCGTGACGGCATGGCGACGTTGGGCCCGCTGGTTTCGCACGTCATCGAGGATTTGGGCCGGTGGCGGGTGTGA
- a CDS encoding S1C family serine protease: MANEDFRPNGGTGDASGPGRIEPHSSTSGRPGFPGSPGPGSGAGAGAGAGVGAGAGDGSSWGAWSNNSRQGGFGSPSSHGGHIDHGQGASGAPMGAGGFGEQGGVGNGTAKKAKGIGALGIAALMLASAAVGGVTATIVTAGQSGSSPARDSEVTNALEEPGATRSEPAPEGSIEAAAQAALDSVVSIQVSTPRGTSSGSGSVLSSDGLVLTNQHVVGDAQQPGARMTVLLNDGTTHPAEYVAGHGPSDIAVIRVSDVNDLRPISLGDSSKVSVGQEVVAVGSPLGLTSTVTSGIVSALNRPVAVGGEGGESTVIDAIQTDAAINPGNSGGALVDLSGNLIGVPSVIASNGAGEEAGSIGLGFAIPVNQARRIADELIDQGSVQMPAINAAIDTRSQLPGALVGDVTPGGAAERGGLRPGDLVVKVDDRRVDSGIALIAAIRSRAVGDTVTLTVTDEDGRGMRTIDVTLEAARE, translated from the coding sequence ATGGCAAACGAAGACTTTCGCCCGAACGGGGGAACCGGCGACGCGTCGGGCCCCGGGCGCATCGAACCGCATTCCTCCACGTCGGGCAGACCGGGATTTCCGGGCTCGCCGGGGCCGGGATCGGGTGCCGGTGCCGGTGCCGGTGCTGGTGTCGGTGCGGGGGCGGGCGACGGCTCGTCCTGGGGGGCGTGGTCCAATAATTCGCGGCAGGGGGGATTCGGTTCGCCTTCCTCCCACGGCGGCCACATCGACCACGGCCAGGGCGCATCCGGCGCACCGATGGGGGCCGGCGGTTTCGGTGAACAGGGCGGTGTCGGCAACGGCACCGCCAAGAAGGCGAAGGGCATCGGCGCCCTGGGCATCGCGGCGCTCATGCTGGCCTCCGCTGCCGTCGGCGGCGTCACCGCGACCATCGTCACCGCCGGCCAGTCCGGTTCGTCGCCGGCTCGGGATTCGGAGGTGACCAACGCTCTCGAAGAGCCAGGCGCCACCCGCTCCGAACCCGCGCCGGAGGGGTCGATCGAGGCGGCCGCCCAGGCGGCGCTGGACAGCGTCGTGTCCATTCAGGTGTCCACGCCCCGGGGGACGTCGTCGGGATCGGGTTCGGTGTTGTCGTCCGACGGCCTGGTGCTGACGAACCAGCACGTGGTGGGCGACGCCCAGCAACCGGGCGCACGCATGACGGTCCTGCTCAACGACGGCACCACCCACCCGGCCGAATACGTCGCGGGCCACGGTCCCAGCGACATCGCGGTCATCCGGGTCAGCGACGTCAACGACCTCCGCCCGATTTCGCTGGGCGATTCGTCGAAGGTGTCGGTCGGCCAGGAGGTCGTCGCCGTCGGTTCGCCGCTGGGACTGACGTCGACGGTGACGTCGGGCATCGTTTCCGCCCTCAACCGGCCGGTGGCGGTCGGCGGCGAGGGCGGCGAGTCGACGGTCATCGACGCGATCCAGACCGACGCGGCCATCAACCCGGGCAATTCGGGCGGTGCGTTGGTGGATCTGTCCGGCAACCTCATCGGCGTGCCCAGCGTCATCGCATCCAACGGCGCCGGCGAAGAGGCCGGCAGCATCGGCCTGGGCTTCGCCATCCCGGTGAATCAGGCCCGCCGCATCGCCGACGAGCTCATCGACCAGGGATCGGTGCAGATGCCGGCCATCAACGCCGCCATCGACACCCGTTCGCAGTTGCCGGGAGCGCTCGTCGGCGACGTCACGCCCGGGGGTGCGGCCGAGCGCGGGGGCTTGCGGCCCGGAGATTTGGTGGTGAAAGTAGATGATCGCAGGGTCGACTCCGGCATCGCCCTGATTGCCGCGATCAGGTCGCGTGCGGTCGGGGATACTGTCACACTGACCGTGACGGACGAAGACGGGCGCGGAATGCGCACCATCGATGTCACGTTGGAGGCGGCCCGCGAGTGA
- a CDS encoding HAMP domain-containing sensor histidine kinase → MLRRSGGGRRSSSADSLYDADAEAEAAPGASAPETDGPAASKPSWQGMTGINGNGDKAGKSAKNGKAGREDKKGRSSSSVDDEAFDRAFNSGFGHRVSLRWRLTLLTALIVAASVGLMTLAAFVTVQATLYREVDENLKRQATQLLNSPYASEFAIEPIVTADSLKILNPDLDAIFFARDSVTGRGGTINIGGPEWAVISGNRMESLRTDEFSNKRIYAIHDPSGATLVLAYSLDSTNAVLRSLGGVLVVISAIGVFFALAAGITVATAGLRQIARLRRAADRIAETDELRPIPVHGQDELARFTRSFNEMLAALQASRTKQAELVADAGHELKTPLTSLRTNVELLMMASRSGATISAKDREELEADVIAQIEELSTLVGDLVDLAREDGPQQVIEEVDVVDVIETSLERVERRRPDVTFILKLNDWFLFGDPAALGRAVLNLMDNAAKWSPEGGTVRIGLRPVSENLVELTVADSGPGIPEEERAKIFDRFYRAIQSRSMPGSGLGLAIVKQVIVRHGGTIAVEDSDDGGTLMRVRLPGSATRTGEPVIEA, encoded by the coding sequence ATGCTGCGCCGTTCCGGCGGCGGGCGTCGTTCGTCCTCCGCCGATTCGCTTTACGACGCCGACGCGGAGGCGGAAGCGGCCCCGGGGGCGAGTGCGCCGGAGACCGACGGCCCGGCGGCGTCGAAGCCGTCGTGGCAGGGAATGACGGGAATCAACGGCAACGGCGACAAGGCGGGGAAATCCGCCAAAAATGGGAAAGCCGGCCGGGAGGACAAGAAGGGGAGATCGTCGTCAAGCGTGGACGACGAAGCGTTCGACCGGGCCTTCAACTCGGGATTCGGTCACCGGGTGTCGCTGCGGTGGCGGCTGACGCTGCTCACCGCCCTCATCGTCGCCGCCTCCGTCGGCCTGATGACGCTCGCCGCGTTCGTCACGGTGCAGGCGACGCTGTACCGGGAGGTCGACGAGAACCTCAAGAGGCAGGCGACGCAGCTGCTCAACTCGCCCTACGCGTCGGAATTCGCCATCGAACCGATCGTGACGGCCGATTCGCTGAAGATCCTCAACCCCGACCTCGACGCCATCTTCTTCGCCCGCGACAGCGTCACCGGGCGCGGCGGCACCATCAACATCGGCGGGCCCGAGTGGGCCGTCATCAGCGGCAACCGCATGGAGTCGCTGCGCACCGACGAGTTCAGCAACAAGCGCATCTACGCCATCCACGACCCGTCGGGGGCGACGCTGGTGCTGGCGTACAGCCTCGATTCGACGAATGCGGTGCTGCGGTCGCTCGGCGGCGTCCTCGTGGTGATATCCGCGATCGGCGTGTTCTTCGCCCTGGCCGCCGGCATCACGGTGGCGACGGCGGGCCTGCGGCAGATCGCGCGGCTGCGGCGGGCGGCCGACCGCATCGCCGAGACCGACGAACTGCGGCCCATCCCGGTGCACGGGCAGGATGAGCTCGCCCGATTCACCCGATCGTTCAACGAAATGCTCGCGGCGCTGCAGGCGTCGCGAACCAAGCAGGCGGAGCTCGTCGCCGACGCCGGCCATGAGCTCAAGACCCCGCTGACGTCGCTGCGCACGAACGTCGAGCTGCTCATGATGGCGTCGCGGTCCGGCGCCACCATTTCCGCGAAGGACCGCGAGGAACTCGAAGCCGACGTCATCGCCCAGATCGAGGAATTGTCGACGCTCGTCGGCGACCTCGTCGACCTGGCGCGCGAGGACGGCCCGCAGCAGGTGATCGAGGAGGTCGACGTCGTCGACGTCATCGAGACGTCCCTCGAACGCGTCGAGCGGCGCCGTCCGGACGTGACGTTCATCCTCAAACTCAACGACTGGTTCCTCTTCGGCGACCCCGCCGCCCTGGGGCGCGCGGTGCTCAACCTCATGGACAACGCCGCGAAGTGGTCGCCGGAAGGCGGCACCGTGCGCATCGGTTTGCGGCCGGTCAGCGAAAACCTGGTGGAACTCACCGTCGCCGACTCCGGCCCGGGCATTCCCGAGGAGGAGCGCGCCAAAATCTTCGACCGCTTCTACCGTGCGATCCAGTCCCGGTCGATGCCGGGGTCGGGTCTCGGGCTGGCGATCGTCAAGCAGGTCATCGTCCGCCACGGCGGCACCATCGCGGTGGAGGATTCCGACGACGGCGGCACGCTCATGCGGGTTCGACTTCCCGGTTCCGCCACCCGAACCGGGGAGCCCGTCATCGAAGCGTAG
- a CDS encoding response regulator transcription factor yields MKILVVDDDQAVRESLRRSLTFNGYTVDLAEDGEQALSKIASDRPDLAILDVMMPKLDGLDVCRRLRSEGDDLPVLMLTARDSVSERVSGLDAGADDYLPKPFALEELLARVRSLLRRAALEPTTSQEPVVLKFEDLSLDPDTREVFRGERAISLTRTEFALLELLMNNPRRVLSRTSILEDVWGYDFPTSGNALEVYIGYLRRKTEADGEPRLIHTVRGVGYVLRETAP; encoded by the coding sequence ATGAAGATTTTGGTGGTGGACGACGATCAGGCCGTGCGTGAGTCGTTGCGGAGGTCGCTGACGTTCAACGGGTACACGGTCGACCTGGCGGAGGACGGGGAGCAGGCGCTGTCGAAGATCGCGTCGGACCGGCCCGACCTGGCGATCCTGGATGTGATGATGCCCAAGCTCGACGGCCTCGACGTGTGCCGCCGCCTGCGCAGCGAGGGCGACGATCTGCCGGTGCTCATGCTCACCGCCCGCGATTCCGTGTCCGAGCGCGTCTCGGGCCTCGATGCCGGCGCCGACGATTACCTGCCCAAGCCGTTCGCGCTGGAGGAGTTGCTGGCCCGGGTGCGTTCCCTGCTGCGTCGCGCGGCGTTGGAACCCACGACGAGCCAGGAGCCGGTGGTCCTGAAGTTCGAGGACCTCAGCCTCGATCCGGACACGCGGGAGGTCTTCCGCGGCGAGCGGGCCATCAGTTTGACCCGCACGGAGTTCGCGTTGCTGGAGTTGCTGATGAACAACCCGCGTCGCGTGCTGTCGCGCACGTCGATCCTCGAGGACGTGTGGGGCTATGACTTCCCGACCTCCGGAAACGCGTTGGAGGTGTACATCGGGTATCTGCGCCGCAAGACCGAGGCCGACGGCGAGCCGCGGTTGATCCACACCGTCCGCGGCGTCGGTTACGTCCTGCGGGAGACCGCACCGTGA
- the rpmF gene encoding 50S ribosomal protein L32 yields MAVPKRRMSRANTRARRSQWKADNVALQEVKIDGQVHMVPRRLVKAAQLGLVDVKQF; encoded by the coding sequence ATGGCAGTCCCCAAGCGCCGCATGTCGCGGGCCAATACCCGCGCCCGCCGTTCCCAGTGGAAGGCTGACAACGTCGCCCTCCAGGAGGTCAAGATCGACGGTCAGGTGCACATGGTGCCCCGCCGCCTGGTCAAGGCCGCCCAGCTCGGCCTGGTCGACGTCAAGCAGTTCTAG
- a CDS encoding type B 50S ribosomal protein L31: MKKDIHPDYHPVVFQDAGTGTQFLTRSTATSGRTVQWEDGNEYPLIVVDVTSESHPFWTGAQRVMDTAGRVEKFQRRYGNRVPRRSKKN; encoded by the coding sequence ATGAAGAAGGACATCCACCCCGACTACCACCCGGTGGTCTTCCAGGATGCGGGTACCGGAACGCAGTTCCTGACCCGCTCCACGGCCACTTCCGGCCGCACCGTCCAGTGGGAGGACGGCAATGAGTACCCGCTCATCGTCGTCGACGTGACTTCCGAGTCGCACCCGTTCTGGACCGGCGCCCAGCGTGTCATGGACACCGCCGGCCGCGTCGAGAAGTTCCAGCGTCGTTACGGCAACCGCGTTCCGCGCCGGTCCAAGAAGAACTAA
- the rpmB gene encoding 50S ribosomal protein L28: protein MSAICQVTGRKPSFGKTVSHSHRRTSRRWNPNVQRKKFYLASEGRTITLTVSPKGLKTIDKYGIEAVVAQIRARGEKI from the coding sequence ATGTCGGCGATTTGCCAGGTCACGGGACGGAAGCCGAGCTTCGGCAAGACCGTCTCCCACTCGCACCGGCGCACGTCGCGCCGTTGGAACCCCAACGTGCAGCGCAAGAAGTTCTACCTCGCCTCCGAGGGGCGCACCATCACCCTGACGGTGTCCCCGAAGGGTCTGAAGACCATCGACAAGTACGGGATCGAGGCCGTCGTGGCCCAGATCCGCGCACGTGGGGAGAAGATCTAA
- the rpmG gene encoding 50S ribosomal protein L33, producing the protein MARNDIRPIIKLKSTAGTGYTYVTRKNKRNNPDRITLKKYDPIVRKHVEFREER; encoded by the coding sequence ATGGCCCGCAATGACATTCGTCCCATCATCAAGCTGAAGTCGACCGCGGGTACGGGTTACACGTACGTCACGCGGAAGAACAAGCGGAACAACCCGGATCGCATCACCCTGAAGAAGTACGATCCGATCGTCCGCAAGCACGTCGAATTCCGCGAGGAGCGCTAA
- the rpsN gene encoding 30S ribosomal protein S14 encodes MAKKSKIAKNEQRKEIVARYAERRAELKAIIKSPNTSDEDRAEAQFELNRQPRDASPVRVRNRDAADGRPRGYLRKFGLSRVRVREMAHRGELPGVRKSSW; translated from the coding sequence ATGGCCAAGAAGTCCAAGATCGCCAAGAACGAGCAGCGCAAGGAGATCGTCGCCCGCTACGCGGAGCGTCGCGCTGAGCTCAAGGCCATCATCAAGTCCCCGAACACCTCCGACGAGGATCGTGCCGAGGCGCAGTTCGAGCTGAACCGTCAGCCGCGCGACGCCTCCCCCGTCCGCGTCCGCAACCGTGACGCCGCCGACGGCCGCCCGCGGGGTTACCTGCGCAAGTTCGGCCTGTCCCGCGTCCGCGTCCGTGAGATGGCCCACCGTGGCGAGCTCCCGGGCGTCCGTAAGTCCAGCTGGTAA
- the rpsR gene encoding 30S ribosomal protein S18 gives MKRNHGNKKARMEQSRRPKKNPLKAAGVEKVDYKDINLLRQFISDRGKIRSRRVTGLTPQQQRQVATAVKNAREMALLPFTSR, from the coding sequence ATGAAGCGCAACCACGGCAACAAGAAGGCGCGGATGGAGCAGTCCCGCCGCCCGAAGAAGAACCCGCTCAAGGCCGCCGGCGTTGAGAAGGTCGATTACAAGGACATCAACCTGCTGCGTCAGTTCATCTCCGACCGGGGCAAGATCCGCTCCCGTCGCGTGACCGGCCTGACCCCGCAGCAGCAGCGCCAGGTCGCCACCGCGGTCAAGAACGCCCGCGAGATGGCCCTCCTGCCGTTCACCAGCCGCTAA
- a CDS encoding AEC family transporter has translation MPDLMQILTGFGSVAVIITIGWLVGRAGVLGKSGGYALNMVVYWVAMPCMLLHTLATSDTGAALGSAFAVAAGSALTVAAIYMLIARPLVGQQEPERVVGAMSSSYNNVANLGIPIATAVLHDATAIVPALIFQIAFYAPICLTVLDILTSRHGRLDLRRTLMTPLKNPIFVGAALGLAAGTLPDGVPTVLASPIGLLGQAAVPMALLAFGIGLHGAAVLRKGTSPRRAVVLSSVLKNLGQPLMAWFIASVLLGMEGHALLAAVVIAALPTAQNVYTFSSRFGRGTVQARDSAVVTTLACVPVVLVIALLLG, from the coding sequence ATGCCCGACCTGATGCAGATCCTCACCGGCTTCGGTTCGGTGGCGGTGATCATCACCATCGGCTGGTTGGTCGGCCGGGCCGGGGTGCTGGGCAAGAGCGGCGGCTACGCGCTGAACATGGTCGTCTACTGGGTGGCCATGCCGTGCATGCTGCTGCACACGCTGGCGACGTCGGACACGGGCGCGGCCCTCGGGTCGGCGTTCGCGGTGGCCGCCGGGTCGGCGTTGACGGTGGCGGCCATCTACATGCTCATCGCCCGCCCGCTCGTGGGGCAACAGGAGCCGGAGCGGGTCGTGGGCGCGATGTCGTCGAGCTACAACAACGTCGCGAATCTGGGCATCCCCATCGCGACGGCGGTGTTGCACGATGCGACGGCGATCGTGCCGGCGCTGATCTTCCAGATCGCCTTCTATGCGCCGATCTGCCTGACGGTGTTGGACATTCTCACGTCGCGCCATGGCCGCCTGGACCTTCGCCGCACGCTGATGACGCCCCTGAAGAACCCGATCTTCGTCGGCGCGGCGCTCGGCCTGGCCGCCGGCACGTTGCCCGACGGCGTGCCGACGGTGCTGGCCTCCCCCATCGGCCTGCTCGGCCAGGCCGCCGTGCCGATGGCGCTGCTGGCGTTCGGCATCGGACTGCACGGGGCGGCGGTGCTGCGCAAGGGCACGTCGCCGCGGCGGGCGGTCGTCTTGTCGTCGGTGCTGAAGAACCTTGGCCAGCCGCTGATGGCATGGTTCATCGCGTCGGTGTTGCTGGGGATGGAGGGCCATGCGTTGCTGGCGGCGGTGGTCATCGCGGCGTTGCCGACGGCGCAGAACGTCTACACGTTCTCCTCCCGGTTCGGGCGCGGCACCGTCCAGGCCCGCGACTCGGCGGTGGTGACCACGCTCGCCTGCGTCCCGGTCGTGCTCGTCATCGCGTTGCTGCTGGGCTGA
- a CDS encoding TIGR03089 family protein has protein sequence MELLKELLSADPSVPRITCYDETTGGRTDLSAITLDNWASKIANMLHDEFDLEPGDSAWVDLPPIWQAACLVVGAERAGVELNDEDPLVVFTTVGKLSEWEEKFPDAYLAAVTDDVFGRGVVETGGDIPPGVVDFGPEVRLHPDAYIGMGPDEGQVLVDESTPAELVSRARDVAKNAGLDDGARVISAGWSGGPTADDWIRCVLAAWSVGGAAVIVRGGDDERIARIADIEKARPLE, from the coding sequence GTGGAACTGCTCAAGGAACTCCTGTCCGCCGACCCTTCCGTCCCGCGCATCACCTGCTACGACGAAACCACTGGTGGCCGCACCGATTTGAGTGCCATCACCCTGGACAATTGGGCGTCGAAGATCGCCAACATGCTTCACGACGAGTTCGACCTGGAGCCCGGAGACAGCGCCTGGGTGGATCTGCCGCCCATCTGGCAGGCCGCGTGCCTCGTCGTCGGGGCCGAGAGGGCGGGAGTGGAGCTCAACGACGAAGATCCCCTGGTGGTGTTCACCACCGTGGGCAAGTTGTCGGAGTGGGAGGAGAAGTTCCCCGACGCGTATCTGGCCGCCGTCACCGACGACGTCTTCGGCCGCGGCGTGGTAGAGACCGGCGGCGACATCCCGCCCGGCGTCGTCGACTTCGGGCCGGAGGTGCGGTTGCACCCGGACGCGTACATCGGCATGGGGCCCGATGAGGGACAGGTGCTCGTGGATGAATCGACGCCCGCCGAACTTGTGTCGCGGGCCCGCGACGTCGCGAAGAACGCCGGACTCGACGACGGCGCCCGCGTCATCTCCGCCGGTTGGTCCGGTGGCCCGACCGCCGACGACTGGATCCGCTGCGTGCTCGCCGCATGGTCCGTGGGCGGGGCGGCGGTCATCGTGCGCGGCGGCGACGACGAGCGAATCGCCCGCATCGCCGACATCGAGAAAGCCCGGCCGCTGGAGTAG
- a CDS encoding ABC transporter ATP-binding protein, whose protein sequence is MFEIRNLTKSYGRTRIIDDLSFTVPNGAVTGFLGPNGSGKSTTMRCMLGLDRIDRGEALIDGRPLTGYRAPARVVGAMLDAGWMNPKLTARGHLRTVARAAALDDTRVDDCLALVGLESVAGKRIGGFSLGMKQRLGLATAMLGDPTHLVLDEPVNGLDPDGIRWIRKSIRAFADEGRSVLVSSHLLSEMEVTADRLVIIGKGRLVGEWDKDELLRGHASLEEAYWSVASEHAEYGTAADSATAGNYPGTAAA, encoded by the coding sequence ATGTTCGAAATCAGGAATCTCACCAAGTCCTACGGCCGCACCCGCATCATCGACGACCTCAGCTTCACCGTCCCCAACGGGGCAGTCACCGGTTTCCTCGGCCCCAACGGTTCCGGCAAATCCACGACCATGCGCTGCATGCTAGGTCTCGACCGCATCGACCGCGGCGAAGCTCTCATCGATGGCCGACCGCTGACCGGCTACCGTGCGCCGGCGCGCGTCGTCGGCGCCATGCTCGACGCCGGGTGGATGAACCCCAAGCTCACCGCCCGCGGCCACCTGCGGACCGTCGCCCGCGCCGCCGCCCTCGACGACACCCGAGTCGACGACTGCCTCGCCCTCGTCGGCCTCGAATCCGTCGCAGGCAAGCGGATCGGGGGATTCTCCCTCGGCATGAAGCAGCGCCTCGGCCTGGCCACCGCGATGCTCGGCGACCCGACGCACCTCGTCCTCGACGAACCCGTCAACGGCCTCGACCCCGACGGCATCCGCTGGATCCGCAAGTCCATCCGCGCCTTCGCCGACGAAGGCCGCTCCGTGCTGGTGTCCTCCCACCTCCTGTCCGAGATGGAGGTCACCGCCGACCGACTCGTGATCATCGGCAAGGGCCGCCTCGTCGGTGAATGGGACAAGGACGAGCTGCTGCGAGGCCACGCTTCCCTCGAAGAGGCTTACTGGTCCGTCGCCTCCGAGCACGCCGAATACGGAACCGCCGCCGACTCCGCCACCGCAGGCAACTACCCGGGTACGGCCGCCGCCTGA